One Phaseolus vulgaris cultivar G19833 chromosome 2, P. vulgaris v2.0, whole genome shotgun sequence DNA window includes the following coding sequences:
- the LOC137809113 gene encoding uncharacterized protein, producing the protein MKEDCVKHAQRCKQCQKHADWHHTPVEELQSIYSPWPFYTWGINILAHFPLAIRQMKYLIIAIEYFTKWIEAEPVTQITAHKVQHFVWKNITNDQVESAKKVLLKGLKSKLEKAKGTWSEEVPRILWVYHNSSSTTTETPFSLVYGYGAIIQVDIQDSFPHFQNFVIEESNEGRKVNLDLLDEVREQARINFEALKRRVKLGKRQS; encoded by the exons ATGAAGGAGGATTGCGTGAAGCATGCACAACGATGCAAGCAGTGTCAAAAGCATGCTGATTGGCATCACACACCAGTCGAGGAGTTGCAGTCAATCtatagcccatggcctttcTATACCTGGGGAATAAACATCTTGGCTCATTTCCCTTTGGCGATTCGTCAGATGAAGTATCTCATAAtagccattgaatacttcacgaagtggattgaagccgAGCCAGTCACACAAATAACTGCTCACAAGGtgcaacattttgtgtggaaaaacatt ACGAACGACCAAGTTGAGTCTGCCAAAAAAGTCTTGCTCAAAGGGTTGAAGAGCAAACTGGAGAAGGCCAAAGGTACTTGGTCAGAAGAAGTTCCTCGAATTTTGTGGGTTTATCACAACTCCTCATCAACAACTACGGAGACGCCCTTCAGTTTGGTATATGGGTATGGCGCCATTATACAAGTTGATATCCAAGACAGCTTTCCCCATTTCCAGAACTTTGTTATTGAGGAGTCTAACGAAGGAAggaaggtgaacctggatctgctagatgAAGTGCGCGAACAAGCTCGCATTAACTTCGAGgctttgaagagaagggtgaaGCTAGGAAAAAGACAAAGTTGA
- the LOC137809114 gene encoding uncharacterized mitochondrial protein AtMg00810-like: MQWEFEMSMMGELSFFLGLQVKQSKDGIFLNQNKYCKEILKKFEMENCKEASTPMSTNYYMDGDLAGTLVDQTKYRVWIGSLLYLTVSRSSIMFAVCLCAQYQSSSNESHFKASKRMLKYLKGTTSIALWHPSHSPMHLVGYFDSYFVGCKLDRKITGGTCHLLGSSLISWHSKKQACVVLSTAEAEYIVVGSCCAQTFWIKQQLEDFRLKVSKVHLLCDNTSAINLTKNHIQHSITKHIEIRHHFIGDHVSNGD, encoded by the coding sequence ATGCAGTGGGAGTTTGAAATGTCCATGATGGGGGAATTATCCTTCTTCCTGggtttgcaggtcaaacaaTCAAAGGATGGTATCTTCCTTAACCAAAacaagtattgcaaggagattctcaagaaatttgagatGGAAAACTGCAAAGAGGCATCCACACCAATGTCCACAAACTACTACATGGATGGTGATTTGGCTGGAACATTAGTggatcaaaccaaatacagGGTATGGATTGGATCTTTGCTTTATCTCACTGTAAGTAGGTCGAGTATCATGTTTGCAGTTTGTCTTTGTGCACAATATCAATCTAGTTCAAATGAGTCTCATTTTAAAGCTTCCAAGAGAATGCTGAAGTATCTAAAGGGGACAACATCAATTGCATTATGGCATCCTTCTCATTCTCCTATGCATTTAGTTGGATATTTTGATTCTTATTTTGTAGGATGCAAATTGGATAGAAAAATCACAGGTGGGacttgtcatcttcttggctcaagTCTCATATCTTGGCATAGCAAAAAGCAAGCTTGTGTAGTCCTTTCAACTGCTGAAGCCGAATACATTGTtgttggaagttgttgtgcacaAACTTTTTGGATTAAACAACAACTAGAAGATTTTAGGTTGAAAGTTAGCAAGGTGCATTTGCTGTGTGACAAtacaagtgctataaatcttaccaaaaatcataTTCAACACTCCATAACTAAGCACATAGAGATTCGTCATCACTTCATAGGGGATCATGTCAGTAATGGAGATTGA